ACTCCTTGAACtttatttccacccccccccccccgccttcttctTTTGCCAGGGGACCCTGGGAGCGGGGAGTAGCCCTGTCGGAAACTTCTTCATTGTTTGTGAAATCTCAGTCAATGAAAAGAGTCTGAACTCCGACACAAAGAAAGGCACTAATTAAACGCTGCCACGCTTCTGCTCCAGCGGGGAAAAGCAGGCACTGTGCAAGAGAAACAGCAGCCATCCCTGGAGTCCTCCGAGGGCTGTGAATAGCCGACCAGGCACAAAGCTTCGTCTCTGCCCTCCCTgttcctgccagccctgggaagaACTCTTGCTGCAGACAGTTGAACTGAGGCCACTTGACTTCCCCAGCAAAGAAAAGCCACAGCTCACCGGGATGCTCTCAGAGAGATGAGTTCCATGACTAACACAGGGAGTTATaattctcatttgctttttttcatggaGCCTTATGTGTCTTTCaatcatttcccccccccccaatcgcTTCAAAATCTAAATTCCCCAATGGCATGGGACAAGAGAGGCGAGTTTGATGGTCCATGCTGCCTCACAAGCCACTCTTTGGAAATAACCCACTTCTAAATGAGATAGCAGCTgcttctcaaacagaaaaaaggcGCTGTCTCCTGGGCTAGCAGGGCTTTCAATCATATCCGTGGGCAGTCTGTGACCAGCAGGCATGGGAAACGGCTCTCTCTGGGATGATCTGAACAGCACCTGCAGCAACGCAGGTAACAGCTGCTACCTGCACAACAGCATGAGGTTCAACTTAACATTCCAAGAGCAGGCAGCTGATTTCTACATTGTCCTGCCTGTCATTTACTCTGTGATCTGTGCTGTTGGGCTCACAGGCAACACTGCTGTCATCTATGTGATCCTCAAGGCCCCCAAGATGAAGACTGTGACAAACATGTTCATCCTGAACCTTGCTATAGCTGATGACTTGTTCACACTTGTCTTGCCCATTAATATTGCTGAACACCTCCTCCACTACTGGCCCTTTGGAGAAGTCCTCTGCAAGGTCATCTTGTCCATAGACCACTATAATATCTTCTCCAGCATTTATTTCCTAACAGTGATGAGCATAGACAGGTATCTGGTAGTACTGGCCACGGTCAGGTCCAAGAGGATGCCACATCGTACGTACCGAGCAGCCAGGATTGTCAGTTTGTGCATCTGGATCCTAGTCACCATCATAGTTCTCCCTTTCATCATCTTTGCCAATGTCTACATAGATGACCTGGAGATCAAGAGTTGCGGTCTCAACTTCCCCAAGCCTGAAAGGCTTTGGTTCAAAGCCAGCAGGATCTATACCCTCATCCTTGGCTTTGCAATTCCAGTATCCACCATCTGCATCCTTTACACCATGATGCTCTACAAGCTAAGGAACATGCACTTGAACTCTAATGCTAAAGCCCTGGACAAAGCCAAGAAGAAAGTCACTATTATGGTCTTCATAGTCCTGGCTGTGTGTCTCTTCTGTTGGACCCCCTTTCACTTGGCCACCATCGTGGCTTTGACCTCTGACTTGCCCCAGACCTCCATGGTCATTGGTATATCCTACTTCATCACCAGCCTAAGCTATGCCAACTCATGCTTGAATCCTTTCTTGTATGCTTTCCTGGATGACAGTTTTCGGAAAAGTTTCCGGAAGATGCTGGAATGCAGAACTTCTTGAACAGTGGTTTGGGGCTCACAGATCTCTCCCATGGCTTTGCAGGGGCAACTTTGCAGACTGAAGGGGTGGCTCATGAATGTACAATGTTTGTTCTTTCATTCACACGTAACGTGTGTGTCCATTTATCATTATTATTCACATGGTTTGTCCTGCTTACTCGCCAGTCCTGCATTTTCCCTCTGCACCTCCCAACTTCTCAAAGTTGCTTTTCTATATTCTTGCTTTTAATCACACACCCTGAAGCATTAGGACAGAAAACTTCCTTTCCAGAGGTATATTTCTACTACATAGTGGTCCTTTATTGCCCTCTGCTGTACAGCACAGAGATACTGGGGACCAGCTTTCAGATTAATGTAACGCTCGGTTCTTAATAGCTGTGTTATTTGGAGGATTGGTTCATGGAGCAGAGCTAACAAGCACTTTCAAGGACACATCAACAAAAGACAGAGGATGAAAGATGAGTATTTGCAAGAGAAAATGAACCATTTTCACATCCATGTACGTGCATATGTGTGTTATggctttgggttggttttttttttgattttgagATGTCTGCTTTCCACCCCCACCTCAAACTCCCTCTTTCCTGAGCTGTTAACACAAGTTAAATTTAAACCAAAAGCAAGATCTGCATCTCAAAAATAGTGTTAAACAACACACCATCCAAATATTATGGCAACTGTGGGAATTTgtgttagaaattatttttaactaattGTTCCTGTTGTCAAATATATACTTACTGAAGAGTGATTAATGAAATAAACCTACTGTGAAAAAAAGAGACTGGTCCTTCTTTCACCAGAGAAAACTTATGGTATTTGTCCCATGTCTTTGCTGTGTATACATTGCATTTTATCTAgcgtaaaataaaatattgtatatttATAACAAAATCAAGGTGTTTTGTAGGCCACAAGAAAAACCCTAGCAAGCACTGCAGGTAAAATTCCTTCTTTAACAGGTAAATAGTAAAGCAAAGGACTTCAACAGAACCAGAGCCTGCGAGGAAGGGTCTGGAAATCAGAAATACAGTACAAAAAGCTTCAAGAACAACCGTAAACCTGTTGAAACCCCACTCTCCCTCTCCCAGCATGGGAACTTCTCCTTCACTGGTAGGTAGTGGGATGAGCACACCATACCTCCCAGCTTTTGGGGTCATGGAAAAGCCTCACCTCCACCATCAACGTGTGGAGGTGAATAGGGCTCCTTGCCATATTCAGTCCTTAGTAGTGATCTACCGCAGCCAGGAGAATACTGCATGCGCCACAGCTCCTTTATTTTGGCTCTATATTAGCCACCAAAGCACCTAGTTAAATGGGAGTGGACTTTTTTGGCCAAAGCAACACCAGAAGCTACCATCCCTCATCACCTCTGCAAAAACCAAACTGCTCCCAGGGGTCCTTGTCCAGCCGAGCACAGCAGTAAGCTGTCTTGTAGGTCTACAGTAAGTAAATATAGCCAAATATATTACTGGTTTAAAGGGAGGTTGTCTCAGCTAAaattttcctctccagctttccccAGATCCCCAAGCACCAAGCTCAGCTCTTACCTGTCCAAATTCCACCAGGAAAGTACAGGACAGGTAAAACCAAAGAAGACAGGGTTAGAGACCAGCTAGATTGCACATACCAGAGCCCATCCAGGGGGCAACGTACCTACAGCAGTTATCCAAGGTCTATTCAGAAAAGGGGGCTGAAGACAAGGCTGCAACAGGAGTCCAAGGTCCAtccaggaggcagagctggaaacagATATCCCTCCAAAAAACAaggagggaggctgcagggctctgcttaAATGGGCTCCTGGAGCAATGGGTGAGGGTGTGGGTGGAAGTCCCAGGTGAGGTCACTCAGGGCGATTCAGTCCTCTCAGTGCTCTCAGGGCTCTGACACCAAAATTAACAACCTTCAATACATCGTGATGGCAATTTCATGTTTCCCTTTTAGAAAGCTGAAAGCAATCTGTGAAAACAAGATCACTTGTGTTGCCTTCTCAGTATTAAAGGTGTTAACCTTGGATGAACAATGAAGGAGAACGCATTCTTCTAGCTGAAACTTTGCTAGGAATTCCATTTTTTTATACTAACTAACATTAACTTGCAGTAAAGATCAAGAGCTGAATCCCTGGTGTCAGCCAGCCTCATGAGAAAGAGTCCACAGTGGTGGGTCCTTATTCCCACAATCTTAAACCCCCCCAGAGTTAGTGCGCACAAGGTTCCCTGACCCAAGTTTCATGGCTCATCTCTATTTCTCATTAGCTGCAGCTTGCAACTATCAGAAAACGCAAGGATTTTTCAAAACCCGGTCCTGatagtgtgtctgtgtgtgctggcACGTGCAGGTGTGTGGGGTGATCACTTAGCAAGCCCCAGACATGagaggaggaacagggaggcaccTGGAGAAGAGATCACCTCCACTTAGAAGGTGCTGGTGGCTCTGAAGAGGTATCGAGTGGCTCAAAGAGTTtagagaagaggggaaagacCTGGCAGATGAGGTACTGGGGACCATGAGAATGGAGGATTCTGGAAGGAAAGCTGGGTGCCGTGATCCTGAGCAACCTtcagagggaaggaggcaggtgCCAGCAGCAGATGAGGGAGTGCAGAGGTGTTGCATGTCCCCTTGGAGCAGCCCAGGCAAGGccagggagcagagccagcctgcgcaGGCAGGCATCACGGGCACCCACCGCTTTAGCACGGTTGCCATCTGCTGGCGATGGGCTccccagatgaaaaaaaacctctctgagTGCAGAAAACTAACTCAAATGATGCCACCTCACACTCAAATTGTTTATCTGACTGCAACgccactgtttgtttattggtgTTAGGTCCGTAGGAAAGGCAATATATTTCATTAGGTGGAAAACCTAATATATTTCGTTAAGTGGAAAGTCAGCCGCTTTCAGACCTGACAGTGTCTTTGCTGGAGCTTTTCCCCTTTGAATCCAATGTCACGATTGTCACAGACTCACAGAGTGGGTGAGGCTGGAGGCACCTCTGGAGAATGCCCAGTctaacccccctgctcaagcagggtcacctacaacaggttgcctgggtttgaatgtctccaaggatgcttctttgggcaacctgttccagtacttcaccactctcacagtaagaGCTTTTTTCCTacgtttaaatggaatttcccaTATTTCAGTTTGAGCCTCCTGTTCTgccactggacaccactgagaagagtctgg
The genomic region above belongs to Larus michahellis chromosome 12, bLarMic1.1, whole genome shotgun sequence and contains:
- the NPBWR2 gene encoding neuropeptides B/W receptor type 2, which encodes MGNGSLWDDLNSTCSNAGNSCYLHNSMRFNLTFQEQAADFYIVLPVIYSVICAVGLTGNTAVIYVILKAPKMKTVTNMFILNLAIADDLFTLVLPINIAEHLLHYWPFGEVLCKVILSIDHYNIFSSIYFLTVMSIDRYLVVLATVRSKRMPHRTYRAARIVSLCIWILVTIIVLPFIIFANVYIDDLEIKSCGLNFPKPERLWFKASRIYTLILGFAIPVSTICILYTMMLYKLRNMHLNSNAKALDKAKKKVTIMVFIVLAVCLFCWTPFHLATIVALTSDLPQTSMVIGISYFITSLSYANSCLNPFLYAFLDDSFRKSFRKMLECRTS